A genomic window from Plasmodium coatneyi strain Hackeri chromosome 13, complete sequence includes:
- a CDS encoding RNA binding protein, whose translation MNRSAKKRKKKKKMNEGDLNVFKKDEVPAKSIEGWIIIITNIHGEAREDYIKDIFEKYGQIKNLHLNLDRRTGFLKGYAFLEFENFVDAKRAIDEMDGRTLLNQEIHVDWAFVQEKNKN comes from the exons ATGAACAGgtcagcaaaaaaaaggaaaaaaaaaaaaaaaatgaacgaaggTGATttaaatgtttttaaaaaggatgaagtTCCCGCAAAGT CCATTGAAGGGTGGATTATCATCATTACGAACATCCACGGAGAAGCAAGGGAAGACTACATAAAagacatttttgaaaaatatggacagataaaaaatttgcatttaAACTTGGACAGACGGACGGGTTTTTTAAAGGGCTATGCATTTCTcgaatttgaaaattttgtggATGCGAAAAGGGCCATTGATG aaaTGGACGGCAGAACGTTGCTCAATCAGGAAATTCACGTAGATTGGGCATTCGttcaggagaaaaataagaattgA
- a CDS encoding Ribosome biogenesis protein BOP1-like protein → MSEEKDYLTGSTSAGSHSGEAKDQQGEVVNNPNSGCDSKTDTEQGGIIDAEQEGKAVKERNADGRAEKMKKKKKKKWRTEERVEAAAGARMKQKKKGKNKSEGKRENGMDEKITPQKGSEKSNRLAAKKKSQKGEKNVKKGTDYEDTTGSDLCNSSVRSNNTIRGKSIFANEEIDESDDEYNLSRLGNFDLKHYEDLDILGYDIWGNKIEKKDENAIDDFIESKTDKNAWRKIKDKKNNRIVELTNQDLEIIRSIRQNKVAKHLNEENYVYENEKEEYKLGMKEPANRKYKQSPEEKRKIEQIIRHLMDKEKNPEKYKNEDDEYKLLYDLWRNKIYDDFNNFNQMSLPNILPGHKYSYNPPPELMPNSAERRKILKQNNDAFIPQNFEKIRNIEFYKKTYFELYQRCLDIYLCSRSLKNVLHIKKEDLLPKLPSTRSLKPYPQYAFVKYTMEDAVSGDGNKYLSQIDISEDRHIVYVVECGKLYIFDVLTSYNIAVIDLAYYYEATLPKGKGAEKNGGTIFDNIRIKANKAYDIVAISFANMILLIHYENFIPPAKASGDNMEEVYRTDSKRRKNSDQDDEENSRSDETSSEGRDSEADAAHLSDEEDDDFEGSLDEGDDDGDDDADEDDELNKKEEDAEETPSRGNCKPMSRTMAYCKTKGLLSVFHKNFKTSDEYVYSPDVDVKWKYIKPNDRKIKYCVAIQHEGKIRNFSWNKNGNYLSVTCLRKVGQYHYCYLHHLKSMKSIKLIKKYNQKRGDLVQSMFFPSSPYFLAAFQNGITIYNLKAKSKNERIVKKLRGIQNITCVDVHINESYILSSDEKGNVFIYDLDLSSNPYKKFHLQECSLKKVEFHKKYNLFYSLSSNGVVNLFYAKFFQDYVTNPVLLPIRQLSSESKISDVTWSGRSPWLFAHTEGNFSVLYT, encoded by the exons atgagtgaagaaaaagactACCTTACGGGTAGCACCTCCGCAGGGAGTCACAGTGGTGAAGCAAAAGACCAACAAGGGGAAGTGGTGAACAACCCCAACAGCGGTTGTGATAGTAAGACGGATACTGAACAAGGAGGTATTATCGATGCGGAGCAAGAAGGTAAAGCAGTTAAGGAAAGAAACGCAGACGGGCGagcggaaaaaatgaagaagaaaaagaagaagaagtggcGGACGGAAGAGCGGGTAGAAGCAGCAGCCGGAGCGCGCatgaaacagaaaaaaaaggggaagaataaatcggaagggaaaagggaaaacggAATGGACGAGAAAATCACCCCGCAGAAGGGATCTGAAAAGTCCAACCGTCTAGcggcaaaaaagaagagccaaaagggagagaaaaatgtcaaaaaggggacggACTATGAGGACACCACGGGAAGCGACCTGTGCAACTCCAGTGTGAGGAGTAACAACACCATAAGGGGGAAGAGCATTTTTGCAAACGAAGAAATTGATGAAAGTGACGATGAATACAACTTGAGTAGGCTCGGGAATTTCGACCTGAAGCATTACGAAGATTTGGACATTTTGG GCTACGACATTTGGGGGAACAAAATCGAGAAGAAGGACGAAAACGCGATTGACGATTTTATCGAGTCCAAGACGGACAAAAACGcttggagaaaaataaaggataaaaaaaacaatcgAATTGTTGAACTAACAAATCAGGACTTGGAAATAATCAGAAGCATTCGTCAGAACAAAGTGGCGAAACATCTGAACGAGGAAAATTACGTgtacgaaaatgaaaaggaggaatacaAATTGGGAATGAAGGAGCCAGCCAACCGCAAGTACAAACAGTCaccagaggaaaaaagaaaaatagaacaaataataaggCATTTAAtggataaggaaaaaaatccagagaaatacaaaaatgaagacgatGAATATAAGTTGCTCTACGATCTGTGgaggaataaaatttacGACGATTTTAACAACTTTAATCAAATGAGTTTGCCAAATATTTTGCCAGGACATAAATACAGTTACAATCCTCCCCCTGAGTTAATGCCCAATTCAgcggagagaagaaaaatattaaaacaaaataatgatGCTTTTATTccacaaaattttgaaaaaatcagaaatatcgaattttataaaaaaacatatttcgAATTGTACCAAAGGTGTTTGGATATTTATCTCTGCTCAAGGTCATTAAAAAATGTCCTTCAtattaagaaggaagatttgcTCCCCAAATTGCCATCCACCCGGTCGCTGAAGCCGTATCCGCAATATGCATTTGTGAAGTATACCATGGAGGATGCAGTAAGTGGGGATGGAAATAAATACCTCAGCCAGATAGACATAAGCGAAGATCGCCACATTGTATACGTAGTTGAATGTGGCAAGCTTTACATTTTCGACGTTCTGACGTCGTACAATATTGCCGTGATAGATCTGGCCTACTACTATGAGGCGACACTGCCCAAAGGGAAAGgcgcagaaaaaaacggaggaaCAATTTTTGATAACATTCGTATAAAGGCCAATAAGGCGTATGACATTGTGGCGATTTCCTTTGCAAATATGATTCTGCTTATTCACTATGAGAACTTTATCCCGCCGGCCAAGGCAAGTGGGGACAATATGGAGGAAGTTTACCGCACTGACTCCAAACGGAGGAAGAATTCCGATCAGGACGATGAGGAAAATAGCAGAAGTGACGAAACATCGTCTGAAGGGCGTGACAGTGAGGCGGACGCCGCACATTTATCCGACGAGGAAGATGACGATTTTGAGGGTTCTCTGGATGAGGGTGATGACGATGGCGATGATGATGCcgatgaggatgatgaaTTAAacaagaaagaggaagacgCGGAGGAGACGCCCTCGAGGGGGAATTGTAAACCGATGAGCAGAACCATGGCTTATTGTAAGACGAAAGGTCTACTCAGCGTGtttcacaaaaattttaaaacttCGGACGAATACGTGTACTCCCCCGATGTGGACGTGAAGTGGAAGTACATAAAACCGAATGACCGG AAGATAAAGTATTGCGTCGCAATCCAGcatgagggaaaaataaggaaCTTCTCGTGGAACAAAAATG GAAATTACCTCTCTGTAACGTGCTTACGAAAAGTTGGACAGTACCACTACTGCTACTTGCATCATTTAAAATCAATGAAGTCAATCAAGCTgataaaaaagtacaatCAGAAGAGAGGCGACCTCGTTCAGTCcatgttttttccctctaGTCCTTATTTCTTGGCAGCATTTCAAAACGGCATCAC GATATATAACCTGAAAGCCAAGTCCAAGAATGAGAGAATCGTAAAAAAACTGAGAGGCATTCAAAATATAACATGTGTGGATGTACACATTAACGAAAGTTACATTTTATCCTCGgatgaaaaggggaacgTGTTCATTTATGACCTGGACCTGTCGTCGAACCCTTACAAGAAATTTCACCTCCAGGAATGTTCCTTGAAGAAGGTGGAGTTTCATAAAAAGTACAATTTGTTTTATTCGTTAAGTTCAAATGGAGTAGTGAACTTGTTTTATGCGAAGTTTTTCCAAGACTATGTGACAAATCCTGTTTTGTTGCCAATTAGGCAGCTGTCCAGTGAGTCAAAGATTAGCGACGTCACCTGGTCGGGCAGGAGCCCATGGTTGTTTGCACACAcggaaggaaatttttccGTCCTGTATACATAG